A DNA window from Calliphora vicina chromosome 1, idCalVici1.1, whole genome shotgun sequence contains the following coding sequences:
- the LOC135952242 gene encoding homeobox protein MSX-2 — protein sequence MSDFSIDYILNRAGEKYEGTNRSLGIIKRNNKIPQFHPFMMVINDHEKKLEFLQQLQQHHKQHQQEQHQQCLEEMPVLDWLQYSRYHPPKLPRSLRQGPAKRTPGRLPRIPFTPAQLQTLENAYKNSNYLSAEDANKLAESLDLTNTRVKIWFQNRRARERREKREKEESYDSTLSSNASSPEPEDVIDIE from the coding sequence atgagtgatttTAGTATTGATTATATATTAAATCGAGCCGGTGAAAAATATGAAGGAACAAATCGTTCGCTCGGCATCATTAAACGTAataataaaattccacaatttcATCCATTTATGATGGTTATAAATgatcatgaaaaaaaattggaatttttacaACAATTGCAACAACATCACAAGCAGCATCAACAAGAGCAACATCAACAATGTTTGGAGGAAATGCCTGTGTTAGATTGGTTACAGTACTCCCGCTATCATCCACCAAAATTGCCCAGATCTCTACGTCAAGGTCCTGCTAAACGTACTCCAGGACGTTTGCCGCGCATACCCTTCACACCTGCCCAGTTACAAACTTTGGAGAATGCCTACAAAAATTCAAACTATCTTAGTGCCGAAGATGCCAATAAACTGGCCGAATCCTTGGACCTGACAAATACTCGTGTTAAAATCTGGTTTCAAAATCGTCGTGCCCGTGAACGACGTGAAAAGCGTGAAAAAGAAGAAAGTTACGATTCCACGCTGTCTTCTAATGCTTCAAGTCCCGAACCAGAGGATGTAATAGACATTGAATAG